A DNA window from Meiothermus cerbereus DSM 11376 contains the following coding sequences:
- a CDS encoding sensor histidine kinase: METLLHSAWEAAREGVLVHAEGRVVYLNPVAAELLEVERDKVVGRSLLLALRDHKLEAVARRGGEATVETRSRTLWVRAIPGVLLLWDRTEEKNRLEALEESSRVLAHEFRTPVAGMLSLLEALQSGLQGAQAQEALQLLYQETLRLRRLVEDLPLHRRPSQNRTFALEELQNRLERFLAPQLAQKSAWIQWQIPHTVWANPDAVYQALLNLLDNALKYGTGPEIVVLSGQNKEGVWLEVRNQGQPLEDFERLFKAGQRGMHAANVRGTGLGLALVRRLAAGWGGTAYGRALENGNAFGLTFPLYTGGATQPSDSSSPRVNYRNGE, encoded by the coding sequence ATGGAGACCCTCTTGCACAGTGCCTGGGAGGCTGCCCGCGAGGGGGTGCTGGTGCATGCTGAGGGGCGCGTGGTCTACCTGAATCCGGTAGCAGCCGAGCTGCTGGAGGTGGAGCGGGACAAGGTGGTGGGCCGGTCGTTGCTGCTGGCTTTGCGCGACCACAAGCTCGAGGCGGTGGCCCGAAGGGGGGGTGAGGCCACGGTCGAGACCCGCAGCCGCACCCTGTGGGTCAGGGCTATCCCGGGGGTGCTGCTATTGTGGGACAGAACCGAAGAAAAAAACCGCCTGGAGGCCCTCGAGGAGTCCAGCAGGGTACTCGCGCACGAATTCCGTACCCCGGTGGCCGGGATGCTCTCCCTGCTGGAAGCCTTGCAAAGCGGCCTGCAGGGGGCCCAGGCCCAGGAAGCCTTGCAACTGCTTTACCAGGAAACCCTGCGCCTGCGGCGGCTGGTAGAAGACCTGCCCCTCCACCGCCGCCCCTCGCAAAATAGAACCTTTGCCCTGGAAGAACTACAGAACCGCCTGGAGCGTTTTTTGGCGCCCCAACTGGCGCAAAAATCGGCCTGGATTCAGTGGCAGATTCCCCATACGGTCTGGGCCAACCCGGACGCGGTCTACCAGGCCCTGCTCAACCTGCTGGACAATGCCCTAAAATATGGAACAGGCCCGGAAATCGTAGTGCTAAGTGGACAGAACAAGGAGGGGGTGTGGCTCGAGGTTCGCAATCAAGGTCAGCCTCTGGAGGACTTCGAGCGCCTTTTTAAGGCCGGACAGCGGGGCATGCATGCGGCCAATGTGCGGGGTACGGGCCTGGGGCTGGCGCTGGTACGCAGGCTGGCCGCTGGCTGGGGTGGCACGGCTTATGGGCGGGCGCTTGAGAACGGCAATGCCTTTGGCCTCACCTTTCCCCTCTATACTGGGGGGGCTACCCAGCCGTCCGATAGCTCAAGCCCCCGCGTAAACTATAGAAATGGAGAGTAA
- the phoU gene encoding phosphate signaling complex protein PhoU: MREILDRELNQLTEQTIRMISLVREMVEKSARALSEQDPQLAQEIIAQDAQVDAMELDIESKTIAIMARQGLVASDLRFAFTIIKALTDLERAADYAAHVAEDVIVLAKEPPLKNYVTLPDMGRRLAQMLDLVSKAIAERDIEAAKEIFRRDDEIDALYEEVSRELLTYMMEDPRTITKALTLGRVARSYERLGDHLENISERIIYWLTGKMEKKPEDVF, translated from the coding sequence ATGCGTGAAATTCTTGACCGGGAACTGAACCAACTGACCGAGCAAACCATCCGCATGATCTCGCTGGTACGGGAGATGGTGGAGAAAAGCGCCAGGGCGCTAAGCGAGCAGGACCCCCAGCTGGCCCAGGAGATAATTGCGCAGGACGCACAAGTAGACGCCATGGAGCTGGATATCGAGTCCAAGACCATTGCCATCATGGCTCGGCAGGGATTGGTGGCCTCCGATCTGCGCTTTGCTTTTACCATCATCAAGGCCCTTACCGACCTCGAGCGGGCCGCCGACTATGCCGCTCACGTGGCCGAGGATGTGATCGTGCTGGCCAAAGAGCCTCCGCTGAAAAACTACGTCACCCTGCCCGATATGGGGCGCCGCCTGGCCCAGATGCTGGACCTGGTTTCCAAGGCCATTGCCGAGCGCGATATTGAGGCGGCCAAGGAGATATTCCGCCGCGACGATGAAATTGATGCCCTTTACGAAGAGGTCTCGCGTGAGTTGCTAACCTATATGATGGAAGACCCACGCACCATCACCAAGGCCCTCACCCTGGGGCGTGTGGCCCGTAGCTACGAGCGGCTGGGCGACCACCTCGAGAACATCTCTGAGCGCATTATCTACTGGCTCACCGGTAAGATGGAGAAAAAGCCCGAGGACGTGTTTTAG
- a CDS encoding universal stress protein yields MFKKILIPMDGSEFAQDALEQGFDLARLSGGEVTILYAIENPYELVPSYAKQPPEHLEQQMNEYKAQARQVLSRISAEAESKGIRARTVIVEQHPVPAILEAAKEHDLVVMATHGRKGIDRVLMGSVTDKVLHNCSTPVLVVRGTSM; encoded by the coding sequence GTGTTCAAAAAAATCTTAATCCCAATGGATGGTAGCGAATTTGCCCAGGATGCCCTCGAGCAGGGGTTCGATTTGGCCAGATTGTCGGGCGGAGAGGTTACCATCCTGTACGCCATCGAAAACCCATACGAGCTTGTGCCGAGCTATGCCAAACAGCCACCCGAACACTTAGAGCAGCAGATGAACGAGTATAAGGCCCAGGCCCGGCAGGTCTTGAGCCGAATATCGGCAGAAGCAGAATCCAAGGGGATTCGCGCCCGCACTGTGATTGTCGAGCAGCATCCTGTTCCGGCCATCCTGGAGGCAGCCAAAGAGCATGACCTGGTGGTAATGGCCACCCACGGACGTAAAGGCATAGACCGGGTCTTGATGGGCAGCGTAACCGATAAAGTGTTGCACAACTGCTCGACTCCTGTTTTGGTGGTTCGGGGTACGTCTATGTAG
- the efp gene encoding elongation factor P, with amino-acid sequence MISVTDLRNGTKVKMDGALWQCIDYQHQKIGRGGAKVVAKFRNLETGATVERSFNSGEKLEDIYVETKDLQYLYPEGDELVFMDLETYEQFHVSRDISDATKFLKEGMTVQGAMYNGRPLDITLPASVELKIVDTPPGVRGDTVSGGTKPATLETGAVVQVPLFVENGEVIRVDTRSGEYLGRA; translated from the coding sequence ATGATTAGCGTAACCGACCTTCGCAACGGAACCAAAGTAAAAATGGACGGTGCCCTCTGGCAGTGCATAGACTACCAGCACCAGAAAATCGGACGGGGTGGCGCCAAAGTGGTGGCAAAGTTTAGGAACCTCGAGACCGGAGCCACCGTTGAACGTTCGTTTAATTCCGGTGAAAAGCTCGAGGACATCTACGTCGAAACCAAAGACCTGCAGTACCTTTACCCTGAAGGCGACGAGCTGGTATTCATGGACCTGGAAACCTACGAGCAGTTCCATGTTTCGCGCGACATTTCCGATGCCACCAAGTTTCTCAAAGAGGGTATGACCGTGCAGGGTGCCATGTATAATGGCCGTCCGCTGGACATTACCCTGCCCGCCTCGGTAGAGCTCAAGATTGTCGATACGCCCCCAGGCGTGCGCGGCGATACGGTTTCGGGAGGCACCAAGCCGGCCACCCTCGAGACCGGCGCAGTGGTGCAGGTGCCACTATTTGTCGAGAACGGGGAGGTTATTCGGGTAGATACCCGCAGCGGTGAATACCTTGGCCGCGCCTGA
- the accB gene encoding acetyl-CoA carboxylase biotin carboxyl carrier protein produces MNAKELKSILQALQEHEVAELTLETPDYKLTVKRGGEVQYLAAPAPVVIEPQAVAPAAPAPVAASSPAPAPAQASAPVPAPKPEAPKEDTSKYVEVKAPIVGTFYRAPSPDAEPFVKEGDTVKKGQVLCIIEAMKLMNEIESEVSGVVRKILVSNGEPVEYGQVLFLIEPA; encoded by the coding sequence ATGAATGCAAAGGAACTCAAGTCAATCCTCCAAGCCTTGCAAGAGCACGAAGTGGCCGAGCTAACCCTCGAGACCCCCGATTACAAACTTACAGTCAAGCGCGGAGGGGAGGTGCAGTACCTGGCCGCACCTGCGCCTGTGGTAATAGAGCCTCAGGCGGTGGCTCCGGCAGCCCCTGCCCCCGTCGCCGCCTCGAGCCCTGCACCAGCCCCCGCCCAGGCGTCCGCACCCGTGCCGGCCCCCAAGCCCGAAGCGCCAAAGGAAGACACCAGCAAGTACGTTGAGGTCAAAGCACCCATTGTCGGTACCTTTTACCGCGCCCCTTCCCCCGACGCAGAGCCCTTTGTCAAAGAAGGCGATACCGTCAAAAAGGGCCAGGTTTTGTGCATCATCGAGGCCATGAAGCTTATGAACGAGATAGAAAGCGAAGTATCTGGCGTGGTTCGAAAAATTCTGGTCTCCAACGGAGAGCCTGTAGAGTATGGCCAGGTGCTTTTCCTGATCGAACCCGCCTGA
- the accC gene encoding acetyl-CoA carboxylase biotin carboxylase subunit, giving the protein MFKKIMVANRGEIALRVLRAARELGVKVVVAHSEADSQSLPVLLADEAICVGPPPSAQSYLNIPNLLSAAIISGAEAIHPGYGFLAENPQFAEMCRDHGIVFIGPTPESMHSLGSKAGGREIAARSSVPTVPGTGVLQSVDEALEAAEKIGYPVLLKASAGGGGRGQKVVRSADEMKTAFAQAQVEAQNYFSDPSLILEKYIELFRHVEVQVLGDGKGHVVHIGERDCSIQRRNQKLIEEAPSRLEEPLRQEILAAAVRLAKYVNYQGAGTLEFIVDPDGNFYFMEMNTRIQVEHCVSEMISGLDLVKWQIKIAAGEPFTLQQSEIKLHGHAIECRINAEDYDKDFRPSIGKIETLHFPGGPGVRVDSHLYVGYSIPPNYDSLVAKLIVHGENREEAIARMRRALAETVIEGPGVKTTVPFHLKVMDNAFYRRGAIYTNFVTTRMAD; this is encoded by the coding sequence ATGTTCAAGAAAATAATGGTTGCCAACCGAGGTGAGATTGCCCTGAGGGTATTGCGGGCAGCCAGAGAGCTGGGGGTAAAGGTGGTGGTTGCCCATAGTGAAGCCGATAGCCAGTCGCTGCCGGTTCTGCTGGCGGACGAGGCCATCTGCGTTGGGCCGCCCCCTTCAGCCCAGAGCTACCTCAACATCCCCAATCTGCTTTCTGCGGCCATAATCTCCGGAGCTGAGGCCATTCATCCGGGTTATGGTTTTCTGGCAGAAAACCCCCAGTTTGCCGAGATGTGCCGTGATCATGGCATTGTTTTCATTGGCCCTACCCCGGAGTCCATGCACAGCCTGGGTTCCAAGGCGGGGGGACGTGAGATTGCTGCTAGGTCCAGTGTGCCCACTGTACCGGGGACTGGGGTCTTGCAGTCGGTGGACGAAGCCCTCGAGGCTGCCGAAAAAATCGGTTATCCGGTGCTGCTTAAGGCCAGCGCGGGTGGGGGAGGACGCGGCCAGAAGGTGGTGCGCTCGGCCGATGAGATGAAAACGGCTTTTGCCCAGGCACAGGTCGAGGCCCAGAACTACTTTTCCGACCCGTCCCTGATTTTGGAGAAATACATCGAGCTGTTCCGCCACGTCGAGGTGCAGGTGCTGGGGGATGGCAAAGGCCATGTGGTGCACATTGGTGAGCGCGACTGCTCCATTCAGCGGCGCAACCAGAAGCTAATCGAGGAAGCGCCCAGCCGGCTGGAGGAGCCTCTCCGTCAGGAAATCCTGGCCGCGGCTGTGCGCCTGGCAAAATACGTCAACTACCAGGGCGCGGGAACGCTCGAGTTCATCGTAGACCCTGATGGCAACTTCTACTTCATGGAGATGAATACCCGTATCCAGGTTGAGCACTGCGTCTCAGAGATGATTTCTGGCCTGGATCTGGTCAAATGGCAGATCAAAATTGCAGCGGGAGAGCCTTTTACCCTCCAGCAAAGCGAGATCAAACTCCACGGTCATGCCATCGAGTGCCGCATCAACGCCGAAGACTACGACAAAGACTTCCGACCCAGCATCGGCAAAATCGAGACCCTGCATTTCCCCGGCGGCCCTGGCGTGCGGGTAGATTCACACCTGTATGTGGGCTACAGCATCCCGCCCAACTACGACTCCTTGGTCGCCAAGCTGATCGTGCACGGGGAAAACCGCGAAGAGGCCATCGCCCGTATGCGCCGGGCTCTGGCCGAAACTGTAATTGAGGGGCCAGGGGTCAAGACCACCGTACCCTTCCACCTCAAGGTCATGGACAACGCCTTTTACAGGCGGGGCGCTATTTACACCAATTTTGTAACCACCCGGATGGCCGACTGA